From Tripterygium wilfordii isolate XIE 37 chromosome 13, ASM1340144v1, whole genome shotgun sequence, the proteins below share one genomic window:
- the LOC120011705 gene encoding putative GEM-like protein 3 has product MEPPKAESEQKAPEPVVTQDPSSDSDPKSGDQQLQKQGNSAPGGDGNWATFVMGSENAPQAETEKKTRVQNEELESVRKSVHWSPELVSESAAHDHINTHSRIVIDESNPYVSSSPAPDSSISFKETMVSVRDTLGRWGKMVGEATKKAEDLSRNTWQHLKTSPSFTEAALGRIAQGTKVLAEGGYEKIFRQTFETVPEEELQNSYACYLSTSAGPVMGILYVSSAKLAFCSDNPLPYKSDGENDWSYYKVVIPLHQLKAVNPSASRANPAEKYIQVISVDNHEFWYMGFLNYDGAAQCLLEAQQTQNLQFV; this is encoded by the exons ATGGAACCGCCCAAGGCAGAGAGCGAGCAGAAGGCGCCGGAGCCCGTGGTGACGCAGGACCCGAGCTCAGATTCAGATCCGAAGAGCGGGGATCAGCAGCTGCAGAAGCAAGGAAATAGTGCACCGGGTGGGGACGGAAATTGGGCCACTTTCGTGATGGGATCGGAGAATGCTCCGCAAGCAGAGACTGAAAAGAAGACTCGGGTTCAGAATGAGGAATTGGAATCCGTGAGGAAATCGGTGCACTGGAGCCCCGAATTGGTGTCCGAATCTGCTGCGCACGatcatataaatactcatagcCGGATTGTCATTGACGAGTCCAATCCGTATGTTTCTTCCTCACCCGCGCCCGACTCTTCAATCTCCTTTAAAG AAACAATGGTGTCCGTCCGGGATACGCTGGGGAGATGGGGAAAAATGGTCGGAGAGGCGACTAAGAAAGCAGAAGATCTTTCAAGAAACACGTGGCAACATC TGAAAACAAGCCCTAGTTTCACTGAAGCTGCATTGGGAAGAATTGCTCAAGGAACAAAGGTTTTAGCAGAAGGTGGCTATGAGAAGATATTTCGACAAACTTTTGAGACGGTCCCTGAGGAGGAACTCCAAAATTCATATGCCTGTTACTTGTCCACTTCAGCTGGTCCAGTCATGGGTATTTTGTATGTTTCTTCAGCAAAGCTAGCATTTTGCAGCGACAACCCTCTTCCATATAAATCTGATGGGGAAAATGATTGGAGCTACTACAAG GTAGTTATCCCATTACATCAACTTAAAGCAGTCAATCCTTCAGCAAGCAGAGCAAATCCTGCTGAGAAATATATTCAAGTCATTTCTGTTGATAATCATGAGTTTTGGTATATGGGCTTTCTGAACTATGATGGTGCCGCGCAATGTTTACTGGAAGCTCAGCAAACCCAAAACTTACAATTCGTATGA